GTGGGGTTGGGTGGGTGGGTGTGGGGGTGAGGGGacgaaaaaaaccagacgaaagtggtgggacgaaaaaaagccgtggacgcaatcctaccaactcagacattaggagtagagatggacgagttggttgaatagtacggtttattttcgtcccaccactttcaaccgttttttttcgctggtttttttcgtctcCCCTCCCACCACCCTACCAGTTTATCTTTTCACCACTATTTCCTTATAAACAAACACTTTCCTACCGTACAAAAAGTCAtaaatctaactttcctaacttagcCTAATCAACCGATCCATCTCATTAATGGAATTTGCTTTAAGAAACAAATAATGGATTTGAAGGAAACAAATAAAGGACTTTAAGGGAAAATCCAATTGACTAATCGACAAATATGTATATGAACCTTCCTTCTTCAAAACTCCACTCGGTCCTGATGGTAGGTATCGACGTTGTTTCGTTCGTCCTCCCTCAAACATGTAAAAAAGGAAACTCCTCCCGCAAAACAGCCATGATTCACGGACGCGGGATCATTCCCCACCAAGATTCCCATCCCTCCGCGAATCTACACGTCGACATTTTGCCATTCACATCCGCGCCAGATCCCTCACCGCATTGTCTCCCCCATCCCTCATTGCACCATGGCAGCTCCCTCCATAGCACCACATCGGCTTATAGTCACGTCGCGCTAGGTATGGGTCCACGGGAGCTAGCGCCCGGAGGCCCCAGGTCCAGTGTTACTCGTTCCCGCCACCGGCCTCGCCACCTACATCGACGGCGGGATCCGCAGCCTCCTCCTTCTATTGGGCGATACAAGGATCCGATGTTGTGTGCTGCTCCATCTACACGCCTTCTTTCTTATAGGAATCGGCTTCGCAGGTTAGTCCTCGATCTTCCATGTGGCTTACTGAATTTGAAGTAGTGATGGAACTATGATCTGAGGCAAATGTGTGCAGATATTCAGTAGCTGAAGTCTCCCGATTGATAACATACACGTTAGTACTCTGAACCTCCAAATTCCCTGCTCTGTTCTTCCAGAAGATACATTAATAGATCCTTTTTTTCTAGAGACGAGCCTACATTTTTATATGCTAACATCGTTGTTGTTCATGAGAACAAAACAACACCATCAATTTTAACACATATTTTGAGTTTTACTGATTTGTCTGGAGGTAGAATTTGTGCATTATCAATTCAAGAAATGGGGGCACTGTTTGGGCAAGCCACTATTGAGATGTTTCCGCAAATGACATGATACACCATCATACTTTCTATTTTCTGCATTAGTTTCAGTTTATTGCAATATTTTTAGACTTCTTTCTATCATAAACATAAGTACATGTGATCCCTTTTAATTAGCCCAAGTTTTTTAATAAATGGCAGGATGGTATTTCTTCTGATAAAATATATTAGAACAATCCAAGTTTTGTTCTTGGCACTATACAAGTGCATCTCCTATTTTATTGTAATAGCATGATGCACTTAATTTTCTTATGAGTGATAATTCAATGTGATTATATGATTATTGGAGCTCATATATTTTTTTAAGCAATGAAGCATGTGCTATTGTTTTTCATTTGTCATAGACAGTAGTAAAGGGAAAATCTGGTCGAAAAGTATGTGGTGTACAGTTTATAAAAACTTGCCGggccgataaaaataaaatatgatttagTGTTACAAGAAGAGAGATCTTGATTCATGGCTTTGATTtgtttgaattatttattttcagCTTTATGCTTCATAAATCAGTATGCTGATGCTTGGTACTATAATCATGTGACCTACTAGATCGAGGCCCGGATACACAAGAGGCAGTACCAAGCAGCTACAACTCTCCGGCGACAGC
The sequence above is drawn from the Triticum aestivum cultivar Chinese Spring chromosome 7A, IWGSC CS RefSeq v2.1, whole genome shotgun sequence genome and encodes:
- the LOC123148681 gene encoding uncharacterized protein, with protein sequence MYMNLPSSKLHSVLMVGIDVVSFVLPQTCKKGNSSRKTAMIHGRGIIPHQDSHPSANLHVDILPFTSAPDPSPHCLPHPSLHHGSSLHSTTSAYSHVALGMGPRELAPGGPRSSVTRSRHRPRHLHRRRDPQPPPSIGRYKDPMLCAAPSTRLLSYRNRLRRYSVAEVSRLITYTSRPGYTRGSTKQLQLSGDSNNKMKLLILLMRAAVVGIFVRGSTLFERFQRRSLCPHVVLLFHMAIAGLPNSAVSPTAPAAPLFAGALAAVLDISSLCSSCLVDIHMYRCWLPIYFAKDNFF